Proteins encoded in a region of the Paenibacillus sp. E222 genome:
- a CDS encoding response regulator transcription factor, which yields MNKKVLVVDDESSIVSAIAYALRREGYEVETANDGEEALVKVASFHPQVMILDVMMPKLDGYGVCRRLEDREDIGIILLTVKNDIVDKIVGLEMGADDYMTKPFEIRELLARVKALMRRVEKSSPPSDDPKNQAIVNGTLRIHIAHRTVTVNEEKLDLTPKEFDLLTILMSNPERVYTRDDLLDRVWGMEYAGGTRTVDIHIQRLRKKIGDTDQQKLQTVYGIGYKASAPEPGGLV from the coding sequence ATGAATAAAAAAGTGCTGGTCGTGGATGACGAGTCAAGCATCGTCAGTGCCATTGCTTACGCGCTGCGGCGTGAAGGATATGAAGTAGAGACAGCAAATGACGGCGAAGAAGCGCTGGTCAAGGTGGCCTCATTCCATCCGCAGGTCATGATTCTGGACGTGATGATGCCCAAACTGGACGGATACGGCGTATGCCGCAGGCTGGAGGATCGGGAGGATATCGGCATTATTTTGCTCACCGTCAAAAATGACATCGTGGATAAGATCGTTGGCCTGGAAATGGGGGCGGATGATTATATGACTAAACCGTTTGAGATCCGCGAACTGCTCGCCCGGGTAAAGGCACTGATGCGTCGTGTAGAGAAAAGCAGTCCACCCTCTGATGATCCCAAGAATCAGGCAATCGTCAATGGTACACTGCGCATCCATATCGCTCACCGCACCGTGACGGTGAATGAGGAGAAGCTGGATCTGACGCCAAAAGAGTTCGACTTGCTGACCATTCTGATGTCCAACCCTGAGCGTGTATACACGCGGGATGATCTGCTGGACCGGGTGTGGGGCATGGAATATGCCGGGGGCACACGCACGGTGGATATTCATATTCAGCGGCTGCGCAAAAAGATCGGCGATACCGACCAGCAAAAATTGCAGACGGTATACGGCATTGGCTATAAGGCCTCAGCCCCTGAACCGGGCGGCTTGGTATGA
- a CDS encoding carbohydrate ABC transporter permease, whose translation MKTDTAVRLPAYPGTGTGPTVLRRLGYVLLYSLLILVALLQILPLIWLLLFSLKNNQEVFDMAPFALPATPRWENYVKVWTEGNISLYFFNSVWITVVSVVFTVLFASLVTFAITRMRWKGRSLVLGLFMVGMMIPVHSTLIPLFSLFLKLHLTDHPLSVILSYIAFNMPITIMILLGFYYALPREVEEAAVMDGCSVHRIFFRIVLPMTASVIATTAIINMIYDWNEFIFVNTFISTDAYKTLTVGVQNFIGQYTTDWGAIGATLMISILPILIAFLVLSNRIVEGIAAGSVKG comes from the coding sequence GTGAAGACCGATACTGCGGTTCGGTTGCCAGCCTATCCGGGAACAGGCACAGGACCCACTGTGCTGAGAAGGCTCGGCTATGTCCTGCTCTACAGCCTGTTGATCTTGGTGGCGCTGCTGCAGATTCTGCCCTTGATATGGCTGCTGCTGTTCTCGCTAAAAAACAATCAGGAAGTATTCGATATGGCACCGTTTGCCCTTCCCGCGACTCCGCGTTGGGAGAACTATGTGAAGGTGTGGACGGAAGGCAACATCAGTTTATATTTCTTCAATAGTGTCTGGATCACGGTGGTATCCGTTGTGTTCACCGTCCTGTTCGCGAGTCTGGTCACCTTCGCGATAACCCGCATGCGCTGGAAAGGGCGTTCTCTGGTGCTCGGATTGTTCATGGTGGGTATGATGATCCCTGTGCACTCTACGCTGATTCCGTTGTTCAGCCTGTTCCTGAAGCTTCACCTTACGGATCATCCATTGTCGGTCATTTTGTCATACATCGCGTTTAATATGCCAATCACGATTATGATTCTGCTTGGCTTCTACTACGCCCTTCCGCGGGAAGTGGAGGAAGCAGCGGTGATGGACGGCTGTTCTGTTCATCGGATTTTCTTCCGTATCGTCCTGCCAATGACAGCTTCGGTGATCGCTACGACAGCGATTATCAACATGATTTATGACTGGAATGAATTCATCTTCGTGAATACGTTCATTAGCACAGATGCGTACAAAACGCTGACCGTTGGGGTGCAGAATTTTATTGGACAGTATACAACCGATTGGGGAGCGATTGGTGCGACACTGATGATCAGCATCCTGCCGATCCTGATCGCTTTTCTCGTCTTGAGCAATCGAATTGTGGAGGGCATCGCTGCCGGATCGGTAAAAGGATAA
- a CDS encoding LysR family transcriptional regulator, which translates to MDEKDCRLLLSVSEESSLTKAAERMFMTQPALTYRLQQLEKEFGVPLIDKTLKGARFTPEGEHLAIYARKMLNELNQVKEQLSNIRNEVKGTLRLGIANHYSLYKLPPLLKQFKELYPEVQFAVTCALSVEVMELLMRDEIQVGVIRGEHPWYEGKHLLHDEPVCIVSREPINLDELPELPQIAFQEPLTKTGGSPVSPFREGVAAWWYERYECSPTVAMRVDSYETCKEMVRYGLGYAIIPGIFVSASDGLHQQELIRQNGQGVRRNTWLVYKESVLQQATVGRFVDLMKTDGTQHVVDGS; encoded by the coding sequence ATGGATGAAAAGGACTGCCGTCTGCTGCTGAGCGTTTCCGAGGAAAGCAGTCTGACCAAGGCTGCGGAGCGCATGTTTATGACCCAGCCGGCTTTGACATACCGTTTGCAGCAATTGGAGAAGGAATTTGGCGTGCCACTTATCGATAAAACGTTAAAAGGCGCCAGGTTCACTCCCGAAGGAGAACATCTCGCAATTTATGCCCGTAAAATGCTCAATGAGCTTAACCAGGTCAAGGAGCAGTTGTCGAACATTCGGAATGAAGTCAAAGGAACGCTGCGCCTCGGGATTGCCAATCATTATTCGTTGTACAAGCTTCCTCCCTTATTGAAGCAGTTCAAGGAGCTGTACCCTGAGGTTCAGTTTGCTGTGACCTGTGCACTGAGTGTGGAGGTTATGGAACTGTTGATGCGGGATGAAATTCAGGTAGGTGTCATACGGGGGGAGCATCCATGGTATGAGGGGAAACATCTGCTGCACGATGAACCGGTCTGCATTGTATCCCGTGAACCCATCAATCTAGATGAACTTCCCGAGCTTCCGCAAATCGCATTTCAGGAGCCCTTGACGAAAACGGGTGGATCTCCCGTGAGCCCATTCCGCGAGGGAGTGGCGGCCTGGTGGTATGAGCGCTATGAATGTTCACCAACTGTAGCGATGCGTGTGGACAGCTATGAGACATGCAAGGAAATGGTGCGTTATGGGCTGGGTTATGCGATTATTCCGGGCATTTTCGTATCTGCTTCGGATGGCCTTCATCAGCAGGAGCTAATCCGACAGAATGGACAGGGAGTGCGGCGTAATACGTGGTTGGTGTATAAGGAAAGTGTGCTGCAGCAGGCAACGGTGGGTCGCTTTGTTGACTTGATGAAAACGGATGGAACACAGCATGTTGTGGACGGAAGCTAG
- a CDS encoding MATE family efflux transporter translates to MTAISSTQESLRSDAKDLNLIRLTWPIFLELFLFMLMGSVDTFMLSSVSDNAVSGVGAANQIISIAILVLEVIGHGAAIVVAQYIGSKKLSEAAQVTGNAITLNLIVGLILSGSFLLFGGHLLTLLHIQGEIYDFARSYISIVGGGIFLQALINALAATIRTHGYTKETMYVSVLMNVIHVVGNYALIFGHFGLPKLGVEGAAISTVGSRLICLIIFFWLLYRVMDVRVEFGYYINLSKKFIGKILRIGIPSALESVVYQSCQLVFTLYVTYLGAEAMATRQYAGNISSYIYLFSMAIGMGTSIIVGRLVGARRKNDAYKRVFDSVKWALLATIVIDVIIILFRVPLMSVFTDNPEIIRLGAQVILLSLLLETGRTCNIVIIGSLRAAGDAKFPVYMGLISMVCMSLPLGYLLVFKLHMGLAGVWLAIAADEWTRAVIMYFRWKSRAWEKHDLLDHEEEVGAQPVPAV, encoded by the coding sequence ATGACAGCAATATCCTCAACCCAAGAGTCCCTGCGTTCGGATGCCAAGGATCTGAATCTGATTCGGCTAACATGGCCAATTTTCCTGGAACTCTTCTTGTTTATGTTGATGGGGAGCGTGGATACGTTCATGCTCAGTTCGGTGTCCGATAATGCAGTATCCGGAGTCGGAGCAGCCAACCAGATTATCTCCATTGCGATTCTTGTACTGGAAGTCATTGGACATGGCGCTGCTATTGTAGTGGCACAATATATTGGTTCGAAGAAATTGAGTGAGGCGGCACAGGTCACAGGTAATGCGATTACGCTTAATCTAATTGTCGGACTGATTCTGAGCGGAAGCTTCCTTCTGTTCGGAGGTCATCTGCTTACACTGCTTCATATCCAAGGTGAAATATACGATTTTGCCCGTTCTTATATAAGTATTGTCGGAGGCGGGATCTTCCTCCAGGCGCTGATTAACGCGCTGGCCGCGACGATTCGGACGCATGGTTATACCAAAGAAACAATGTATGTTTCTGTTCTGATGAACGTGATTCACGTCGTTGGTAACTACGCCCTTATTTTTGGCCATTTCGGCTTGCCAAAGCTTGGTGTGGAAGGGGCAGCGATCTCTACGGTGGGAAGCCGTCTGATCTGCTTGATTATTTTCTTCTGGTTGCTCTATCGGGTTATGGATGTAAGGGTGGAGTTCGGCTATTACATCAACCTTTCGAAGAAGTTTATTGGCAAAATATTACGAATCGGTATCCCCTCTGCGCTTGAATCCGTTGTGTATCAGTCCTGCCAGCTCGTCTTCACACTGTACGTGACCTATCTGGGGGCTGAAGCGATGGCAACCCGGCAATATGCGGGTAACATTTCAAGCTATATCTATCTATTCAGCATGGCGATCGGAATGGGGACATCCATTATTGTTGGTCGGCTGGTCGGTGCGCGGCGCAAGAATGATGCATACAAACGTGTATTTGACAGTGTGAAGTGGGCGCTGCTCGCCACCATTGTGATCGATGTGATTATTATTCTCTTCCGTGTTCCGCTGATGAGTGTGTTCACGGATAATCCGGAAATTATCAGGCTGGGCGCACAGGTCATCCTGCTCAGTCTTCTGCTGGAGACCGGGCGAACCTGCAATATTGTGATTATTGGTTCGCTACGAGCCGCAGGGGATGCGAAGTTCCCGGTATACATGGGACTGATCTCCATGGTCTGCATGAGTCTGCCGCTGGGCTACCTGCTGGTGTTCAAGCTTCATATGGGGCTCGCCGGTGTCTGGCTTGCGATTGCCGCAGACGAGTGGACACGCGCTGTCATTATGTATTTCCGCTGGAAGAGCCGGGCTTGGGAGAAACATGATCTGTTGGATCATGAGGAGGAAGTTGGAGCTCAGCCGGTGCCAGCAGTATAA
- a CDS encoding HAMP domain-containing sensor histidine kinase: MRVSIKLKFSVFLAALLILTVVVLSSLVLRGIERNQQTQIETILSQQTRLVNLNVRQSYYTESVRLEQEVFLQQNGRRLAQELASSTGLPIALYDMKGQQVGSSIMSEESPDITATLNYALQNKIAYHEQGDTLLYMAPLDGPDGQMGVVRMQYPVQSYHEFYARILQLFMWAGIAVVGLSFILGYLFYNRFAVAITRLKKSADSIREGHYITKSPVSRKDELGELGQGIYYMSTSIQQNIEAMHAEQQKLQLAIEKLQALEQQQKQYIGNISHEFKTPLTSIKAYVELLDMYKDDPQLLDDATSNIGKETQRLYEMVEKVLHLSALEKYDFENQAEDVEVRVLLEDACGRMRGKAEKFGLNMELALLPAVIRSDRESLMHIFINLLDNAIKYNVPGGVIRVSNELRMQERQAVIRIFNSGTPIPDEAREKIFEPFYTVNKDRARKTGGTGLGLSLVKQFVEKQGGTITLLPGDPKHGEGTTFQLVFPLAHSSLQVGNKSE, translated from the coding sequence ATGAGAGTCAGCATCAAGCTGAAGTTCAGCGTTTTTCTGGCCGCCTTGCTGATCCTGACCGTTGTTGTGCTCAGTTCTCTTGTACTGCGCGGTATTGAGCGCAACCAGCAGACGCAGATCGAGACCATTTTGTCTCAGCAGACCCGTCTGGTGAATCTGAATGTGCGGCAGTCGTACTATACCGAGTCTGTTCGTCTGGAGCAGGAGGTTTTTTTACAGCAAAATGGCCGCAGGCTGGCGCAGGAGCTTGCAAGCTCCACAGGTCTGCCCATCGCGCTTTATGATATGAAGGGACAGCAGGTGGGTTCATCGATCATGTCTGAAGAAAGTCCAGATATCACAGCGACGCTGAACTATGCGCTGCAAAATAAAATTGCTTACCACGAACAGGGGGATACCCTGCTATATATGGCACCGCTCGACGGCCCGGATGGACAGATGGGTGTTGTGCGCATGCAGTATCCGGTTCAGAGCTATCATGAATTTTATGCCCGTATTCTTCAGTTGTTTATGTGGGCGGGGATTGCGGTTGTTGGGTTAAGCTTCATTCTGGGATATCTCTTCTACAATCGCTTTGCCGTTGCCATAACCCGCTTGAAGAAGTCTGCCGATTCCATTCGTGAAGGGCATTATATTACCAAATCACCCGTAAGTCGCAAGGATGAGTTAGGTGAGCTGGGACAGGGCATTTATTATATGAGTACATCGATTCAGCAAAATATTGAAGCCATGCATGCGGAGCAGCAGAAGCTCCAGCTCGCTATCGAGAAGCTTCAGGCCCTGGAGCAGCAGCAGAAACAGTATATCGGCAACATCAGCCATGAGTTCAAGACGCCACTTACGTCAATTAAGGCGTATGTGGAGCTGCTGGACATGTATAAGGATGATCCACAATTGCTGGATGATGCCACAAGCAATATTGGCAAGGAAACCCAGCGGCTGTACGAGATGGTTGAGAAGGTATTACATTTGTCAGCCCTGGAGAAATATGATTTTGAGAATCAGGCAGAAGACGTGGAGGTGCGAGTTCTACTGGAGGATGCCTGTGGCCGCATGCGGGGCAAAGCCGAGAAGTTTGGACTGAACATGGAGCTGGCGTTACTGCCTGCGGTGATTCGCAGTGATCGGGAGAGCCTCATGCATATTTTCATCAATCTGTTGGATAATGCGATCAAATATAATGTGCCGGGAGGTGTCATCCGGGTAAGCAATGAACTGCGAATGCAGGAGCGACAAGCTGTGATTCGCATCTTCAACTCGGGTACGCCCATTCCGGATGAGGCGCGCGAGAAAATCTTTGAACCCTTTTACACCGTCAATAAAGACAGGGCCAGAAAAACCGGGGGCACCGGGCTGGGACTATCCCTCGTCAAGCAATTTGTAGAGAAGCAGGGCGGTACGATTACATTGTTGCCGGGCGATCCGAAACATGGGGAAGGAACAACGTTCCAGCTGGTTTTCCCTTTGGCGCATTCAAGTTTACAAGTTGGAAACAAGTCTGAATAA
- a CDS encoding Rpn family recombination-promoting nuclease/putative transposase — MTDLLDPRVDFVFKRIFGSEQSKDVLLAFLNSTFIETGESPLTEITLINTFTDKDSPEDKQSILDIKARTVEGKLINIEMQLFNPYNMEKRTLFYWSEMYSHQIKKGENYNLLKKCVTINILNYSCLDNERYHNVFHLREDHTGIGLTDDIEIHVMELTKLDQHPVPMDKGGLVNWLLFLKGIDPSNWEVLAMNEPMLKKAMDTLEFLSQDAATRMAYDARMKALSDEKSMIEGARAEGEAKGKVEGRVEGKVEMARELLALGVDMSAVVKASGLSAEEIKKLLPKQ; from the coding sequence ATGACGGATTTGCTCGATCCTCGAGTGGATTTTGTATTCAAACGTATTTTTGGAAGTGAGCAAAGTAAAGATGTTTTGTTAGCTTTCCTTAACAGCACGTTTATTGAAACCGGTGAGTCGCCTCTTACGGAGATTACACTTATTAACACGTTTACGGACAAAGATAGTCCGGAAGATAAACAATCCATTTTGGATATCAAAGCGCGTACGGTGGAGGGCAAGTTAATCAACATTGAGATGCAGCTGTTTAATCCGTATAATATGGAAAAAAGGACGCTGTTCTACTGGAGCGAAATGTACTCTCACCAGATCAAGAAGGGCGAAAACTATAATCTTTTGAAAAAATGTGTGACGATAAATATTTTAAATTACTCATGTCTGGACAATGAGCGATATCACAATGTTTTTCATTTACGCGAAGATCATACAGGTATTGGTTTGACAGATGATATAGAAATTCATGTGATGGAATTGACCAAACTGGATCAACACCCTGTCCCCATGGACAAGGGCGGTCTGGTGAACTGGCTTTTATTCTTAAAAGGGATTGATCCATCAAACTGGGAGGTGCTGGCGATGAATGAACCGATGCTAAAAAAGGCGATGGACACGCTGGAATTTCTGAGTCAGGATGCAGCTACGAGAATGGCTTATGATGCACGGATGAAAGCATTAAGCGATGAAAAGTCGATGATAGAAGGTGCACGTGCTGAGGGTGAGGCCAAAGGGAAAGTAGAAGGCAGAGTAGAGGGTAAAGTGGAAATGGCGCGTGAGCTGCTTGCACTTGGCGTAGATATGTCTGCTGTGGTGAAAGCCTCCGGACTCTCTGCAGAGGAAATTAAAAAGCTGCTGCCTAAGCAGTGA